Proteins encoded together in one Papaver somniferum cultivar HN1 unplaced genomic scaffold, ASM357369v1 unplaced-scaffold_21, whole genome shotgun sequence window:
- the LOC113339554 gene encoding F-box/kelch-repeat protein At3g06240-like has translation MSASSATIRREFHECINTTDYPSIFQYRDKVEYLSACQGLSWIRTTKNSCEEFYIWNSISKECKKIPMTQEVNYYKLGGYGFGHDYKTDNYKLVMVTDNWDSKCSDVDVYTLGSNSWKRIQSIPYSLSEIDCYFEGVSFKGSLHWLAHTFDENQKCNELVRFDIINERFQNVALPSLPKESSEKSKFNIKVGEFGGCMCVVFQVFNLRVDVSMMQEYGVRDSCQKEDMIIDPSGKQPNRNIIDDLNVKFHKSKKERELVKLGWKDEPINDKLDRGHKNDVEEISCRVLGICFLLTRILS, from the exons ATGTCAGCATCATCTGCAACAATTCGCCGTGAATTTCATGAATGTATTAATACGACGGATTACCCTTCCATATTTCAATACCGTGATAAAGTTGAGTACTTGTCTGCATGTCAGGGCTTGAGTTGGATACGTACGACGAAAAATAGTTGTGaagaattttatatttggaattcGATATCAAAAGAGTGCAAGAAAATACCTATGACACAAGAAGTAAACTACTATAAACTAGGTGGGTATGGATTTGGTCATGATTACAAGACTGACAATTACAAATTGGTTATGGTCACAGACAACTGGGATTCCAAGTGTTCCGATGTCGATGTTTATACATTAGGATCGAATTCATGGAAAAGAATTCAAAGCATACCTTACAGTCTTTCTGAAATAGACTGCTATTTTGAAGGAGTATCCTTTAAAGGATCTCTTCATTGGCTTGCACATACCTTTGATGAAAACCAGAAATGCAATGAACTGGTCCGTTTTGATATTATCAACGAGAGGTTCCAGAATGTGGCACTACCATCACTACCGAAAGAGTCTAGTGAAAAATCTAAGTTCAATATAAAGGTGGGAGAATTTGGAGGGTGCATGTGCGtagtttttcaagtttttaatcTCCGGGTTGATGTATCGATGATGCAAGAATATGGAGTGAGAGATTCTTGTCAA AAAGAGGATATGATTATCGATCCTAGCGGAAAACAACCAAATAGGAACATCATTGATGATTTGAATGTAAAATTTCACAAATCTAAGAAGGAGAGGGAGCTTGTAAAACTTGGTTGGAAGGATGAGCCTATCAATGACAAGCTTGACAGGGGTCACAAAAATGATGTAGAAGAAATATCGTGTAGAGTGTTAGGCATTTGCTTTTTGCTCACTAGAATTTTATCTTAG
- the LOC113339908 gene encoding peroxidase 4-like, whose amino-acid sequence MGRKDRLTASFTYTNNNLPFPKEDLKTILTKFERAGLVIVDMVSLSGAHTIGQARCSTFNATLQDHSSYAEPGDLDFLALPAQFCSNSPDSDNPLAPFDLATPASEYNM is encoded by the exons ATGGGAAGAAAAGATAGGTTGACTGCTAGCTTCACCTATACAAATAACAACCTTCCTTTCCCAAAAGAAGACTTGAAAACCATCCTCACCAAATTTGAAAGAGCTGGTCTTGTCATAGTGGACATGGTTTCTCTCTCAg GTGCACACACAATTGGTCAAGCTAGATGCTCAACTTTCAATGCTACTCTGCAGGATCATAGTAGCTATGCTGAGCCAGGCGACCTAGATTTTCTAGCATTGCCAGCACAGTTTTGCTCCAACTCTCCGGATAGCGATAATCCTCTAGCACCTTTCGACTTGGCGACGCCAGCATCAGAGTATAACATGTAA
- the LOC113340029 gene encoding protein NLP6-like, which produces MSCSSSPEEEEDINSRNFFSKSLNMESSNSRYPFMDLDSVDLDSSSWSSFDMFPLISNSFISNPFMGNHHPSTSSSQFLLSLNTSLSPPHHNPVNPGLSIETPSSPLWVFTDFEDKSGGGGDGCGGFLPNSSNGGFQLTNRPKLLSSNTDSMMEKHLGQLGGEEGKKKLFSTEGPDESCVMKERMMQALRYFKESMETQQVLAQVWAPVKKGDRYVLTTSGQPFVLDAHNNGLLQYRTVSLMYIFSLDGESDRDLGLPGRVFRQKLPEWTPNVQYYSDKEYQRLNHALSYNVRGTLALPVFETSGKSCIGVIELITTSHKVNYAPEVDKVCKALEAVNLKTSEIMDSPSVQICNEGRQNALAEILEILTVVCETHKLPMAQTWIPCRHRSIIAHGGGVQKSCTSFDGSCMGQICMSTTDVAFYVIDPHMWGFRDACSEHHLQNGQGVAGRAFLSLGSCFSRDITKFSKTNYPLVHYARMFDLRSSFAICLRSAYTGTDDYILEFFLPPTIVETNQQQAFLTSLFATMKQHFRNLKVASGKDLEEEERSIEIIEASVEHKCDPKLEISPVTKFPPMQNGLMNKAGGVNQSDLLEKRFPVENDAKRKVEYLNTVDVNHGSHSLSGNQEVKKTTERRRGKTEKCISLNVLQQYFSGSLKDAAKSLGVCPTTMKRICRQHGISRWPSRKINKVNRSLSKIKRVIESVHGGEGAFDLTSLTSSPLPAPVSSPSWHSDRKEQFPGSKPPIESPRRMTPGNEEHCDTKNIIEPRKGAKRSKTGSSSTDDSAGTPTSHLSCQGSPANNNEVTPSKDLFVSSIQELGQETRNSFGLPFQPFREINLCAAYSTHDARMVTELQPAPSGLLTKDSGSSADLRNLSNLALESFPDEKFLKSTWTNPICVTNHSSPPDMTNPAQIIHSIRTKQDVRTVSVKVSFKEAIIRFRVSLMSGLTELKEEIAKRLRLEVGTFEVKYLDDDHEWVLLSCDADLLECFDISKLSGGHVIRLLVHDAMGNFESSCESSGD; this is translated from the exons atgtcTTGTTCTTCatcaccagaagaagaagaagacattaaCTCAagaaatttcttctcaaaatctctAAACATGGAGAGCAGCAATAGTAGATATCCATTCATGGATCTTGATTCAGTTGACCTTGATTCATCTTCATGGTCTTCTTTTGATATGTTTCCATTAATCTCAAATTCATTCATTTCAAATCCATTCATGGGAAATCATCATCCATCTACTTCTTcatctcaatttcttctttcTCTAAATACTTCACTTTCTCCTCCTCATCATAATCCTGTCAATCCAGGTTTATCAATTGAAACACCTTCTTCTCCTCTATGGGTTTTCACAGATTTTGAGGACaaatctggtggtggtggtgatggttgtgGTGGGTTTCTTCCTAACTCCTCTAATGGTGGTTTTCAACTCACAAATCGGCCTAAATTGCTATCCA GTAATACCGATTCAATGATGGAAAAACATCTTGGGCAACTTGGTGGGGAGGAGGGGAAAAAGAAGCTGTTTTCGACGGAGGGACCAGATGAATCTTGTGTCATGAAAGAAAGGATGATGCAAGCACTTAGGTACTTCAAGGAATCAATGGAGACCCAGCAAGTTTTGGCACAGGTTTGGGCTCCGGTTAAAAAAGGTGATCGATATGTTCTTACGACTTCTGGACAACCATTTGTACTTGATGCGCATAATAATGGGCTTCTGCAGTATAGAACGGTGTCTTTGATgtatatattttctcttgatggagagAGTGATCGAGATTTGGGGCTTCCAGGTCGTGTGTTTCGGCAGAAGTTGCCGGAATGGACTCCAAATGTTCAATATTATAGCGACAAAGAGTATCAGCGACTTAATCATGCTTTGAGTTATAATGTTCGTGGAACATTGGCTTTGCCGGTCTTTGAAACTTCTGGAAAGTCTTGTATTGGTGTTATTGAGCTAATAACGACATCCCATAAGGTGAATTATGCACCTGAAGTTGATAAAGTTTGCAAAGCTCTTGAG GCAGTAAATCTTAAAACCTCCGAGATAATGGATTCTCCTAGTGTTCAA ATATGTAACGAAGGTCGTCAAAATGCACTGGCTGAAATCTTGGAAATATTGACAGTGGTGTGTGAAACCCACAAATTGCCTATGGCTCAGACCTGGATTCCGTGCAGGCATAGGAGCATTATCGCACATGGTGGTGGTGTTCAGAAGAGTTGCACGAGTTTTGACGGCAGCTGCATGGGACAAATCTGTATGTCTACCACTGATGTAGCCTTCTACGTCATTGATCCTCACATGTGGGGTTTCCGGGATGCTTGTTCTGAACATCATTTACAGAACGGACAGGGGGTCGCAGGAAGGGCATTTTTGTCTCTTGGTTCATGTTTCTCCAGAGATATCACCAAGTTCAGTAAAACAAATTATCCCCTCGTTCACTATGCTCGCATGTTTGATTTACGTAGCAGCTTCGCAATTTGTTTGCGGAGTGCTTACACAGGGACAGATGATTATATCCTAGAGTTCTTTCTACCTCCTACCATCGTCGAGACCAACCAGCAACAGGCTTTTCTTACCTCTCTCTTTGCCACAATGAAGCAGCATTTCCGAAATTTGAAGGTTGCATCTGGGAAAGATTTGGAAGAAGAGGAGAGATCCATTGAAATTATCGAAGCATCTGTAGAACATAAATGTGACCCGAAACTTGAAATATCCCCCGTGACTAAATTTCCGCCGATGCAAAATGGATTGATGAATAAGGCAGGAGGTGTTAATCAGTCAGATTTGTTGGAAAAGCGGTTCCCGGTGGAAAATGATGCTAAAAGGAAGGTGGAATATCTAAATACCGTTGATGTGAATCACGGTTCCCATTCTCTTTCTGGCAATCAAGAAGTTAAAAAAACAACAGAGAGAAGGCGGGGCAAAACTGAGAAGTGTATTAGTCTAAATGTTCTTCAACAATATTTTTCTGGCAGTCTTAAGGATGCCGCAAAGAGTCTTGGGG TTTGCCCAACCACCATGAAACGTATCTGCAGACAGCACGGTATCTCTAGGTGGCCATCACGAAAGATCAACAAAGTTAATCGCTCCCTCTCAAAGATCAAGCGTGTGATTGAATCTGTGCACGGTGGTGAAGGAGCATTCGATCTGACTTCTCTCACATCAAGCCCATTACCTGCTCCAGTTAGTTCTCCTTCCTGGCATAGTGACCGCAAAGAACAATTCCCAGGTTCCAAGCCTCCTATAGAATCACCTAGAAGAATGACCCCAGGAAATGAGGAACATTGCGATACGAAGAACATTATCGAACCTCGCAAGGGTGCAAAGAGATCAAAAACAGGGAGCAGTTCAACAGATGACAGTGCAGGTACTCCTACTTCTCATTTGTCATGCCAAGGTAGCCCTGCCAACAATAATGAAGTCACACCGTCAAAGGATCTATTTGTTTCGTCTATTCAGGAACTTGGTCAAGAAACCCGTAACTCCTTCGGTTTGCCGTTTCAACCATTCCGAGAAATAAACTTATGTGCTGCCTACTCGACTCATGATGCTCGTATGGTGACAGAATTGCAACCGGCCCCGAGTGGATTGCTAACCAAGGACTCGGGAAGTTCTGCAGATTTGAGAAACCTCTCCAACTTGGCACTAGAAAGTTTTCCCGATGAAAAATTCTTGAAGTCTACCTGGACGAATCCAATCTGTGTTACTAATCATTCTTCTCCTCCAGACATGACGAATCCTGCTCAGATAATTCACAGCATCAGAACAAAACAAGATGTTAGGACCGTGAGTGTGAAAGTCAGTTTTAAAGAAGCCATCATCAGATTTCGAGTCTCTCTAATGTCTGGACTGACAGAGTTGAAAGAAGAAATTGCCAAGAGGCTACGCTTAGAAGTGGGTACGTTCGAAGTCAAGTATCTAGACGATGACCATGAATGGGTTTTACTATCTTGTGATGCTGATTTACTAGAGTGTTTTGATATATCAAAGTTATCTGGCGGACATGTTATCAGATTGTTGGTTCATGATGCAATGGGCAACTTCGAGAGCTCCTGCGAGAGCTCAGGAGATTAA
- the LOC113340030 gene encoding protein phosphatase 2C 57-like produces the protein MALLQKFLLNGISYNSVLKTKKNNIYRERKACCSAIVIDSPSSLTGVSGIRWGSSRLQGPREEMEDDIVLRSDDLNGFSFAAVFDGHAGFSSVEFLRDELYKECVKALQGGLLLCAKDLNPAKKALQEAFVNADTKLLNWLDAKGEDEESGATATVVFVGNDMLIISHIGDSCVVLSRAGKTEIVTNPHRPYGSNKVSLQEIRRIREAGGWITDGRICGDISVSRAFGDTRFKTKKNEMLEKGVEEGRWTKKFISRVQFKDDLVIASPDIYNVNLGSDAEFLLLASDGLWDYMKSSDAVNFVRNQLREHGNVQLACEALAQLALDRSSQDNVSIVIADFGKTDWSSLPAEQQNVVLEFSQAFATLAMVSLGIWMTSLLSS, from the exons ATGGCTTTACTgcaaaaattcttactcaatgGAATTAGCTACAACTCAGTCTTGAAAACCAAGAAGAATAACATTTATAGAGAAAGAAAAGCATGTTGTTCAGCTATAGTAATCGATTCGCCTTCATCTTTAACTGGTGTTTCAGGTATTAGATGGGGATCGAGTCGATTACAAGGTCCACGAGAAGAAATGGAAGATGATATCGTTCTCCGGTCAGATGATCTGAATGGGTTCTCTTTTGCAGCTGTATTTGATGGTCATGCAGGATTTTCTTCCGTCGAATTCCTCCG AGATGAGCTATACAAAGAATGTGTGAAAGCTTTACAAGGTGGGTTGCTTTTATGTGCAAAAGATCTCAACCCTGCGAAAAAAGCGTTGCAAGAAGCATTCGTGAACGCGGATACGAAGTTGTTGAACTG GCTTGATGCGAAAGGAGAAGATGAGGAATCTGGCGCGACGGCTACGGTTGTATTTGTTGGAAACGACATGTTAATCATTTCGCACATTGGTGACTCATGCGTG GTTCTCTCACGAGCTGGCAAAACAGAAATAGTGACTAATCCTCATCGGCCTTACGGAAGCAACAAAGTTTCTCTTCAGGAAATTAGAAGGATCAGAGAAGCAGGTGGATGG ATAACAGATGGAAGAATTTGCGGCGACATCTCTGTTTCTCGTGCTTTTGGTGATACACGTTTCAAGACAAAGAAGAATGA AATGTTAGAGAAAGGTGTCGAAGAGGGTAGATGGACAAAAAAGTTTATATCTCG AGTACAATTTAAGGATGATCTAGTCATTGCTTCACCAGATATCTACAATGTAAATCTCGGCTCAGATGCAGAATTTTTGTTGTTAGCATCAGACGGCTTATGGGATTACATGAAGAG CTCGGACGCAGTAAACTTTGTTAGGAATCAACTACGGGAACACGGAAATGTTCAGTTAGCTTGCGAAGCACTTGCACAGTTAGCTCTG GACCGAAGCTCACAGGATAATGTTAGCATTGTAATAGCTGATTTTGGGAAGACAGATTGGAGTAGTTTGCCAGCCGAACAACAAAATGTCGTACTTGAATTTAGCCAAGCTTTTGCAACTCTTGCTATGGTTTCCCTTGGAATATGGATGACATCGTTGCTTTCCTCTTAG
- the LOC113339372 gene encoding reticulocalbin-2-like: MKPAVVYSLLATAFLFILAFAPKPERGPYSQLRLGRCLGCKHLIFDPLVAKMERSLEEESWSEKDEHDLEDYYKSQMKHDWDRNPFSDIPEEDPEDYFSEKGQLNIPGRLLVLFPFLDKTPKDGVISFKELEAWNVWQATNRLNQRTMREMKEHDLDGDKFITLKEYLPNLFDNNDIDMNDKTHGKPEWWSEQFINADIDGNGRLNFTEFNDFLHPEDSDNESIQLWMVKEKIQGMDYDKDGKLNFIEFSERAYDVYKNYIEFENDGNNLPSAEEKFAELDVNMDKYLTVAELRPLTHHLNPGELSYARYFTKYLIRMADDDRDGTLSLNEMLNHPHIFYSTVIHESELADDDYSHEELR, translated from the exons ATGAAGCCGGCGGTGGTCTATTCCCTTCTGGCCACCGCCTTTCTCTTCATCCTTGCCTTCGCTCCGAAACCAGAGAGGGGTCCTTACAGCCAGCTTCGTCTTGGTCGATGCCTGGGTTGCAAGCACCTAATCTTTGATCCGTTGGTAGCAAAAATGGAGAGATCATTAGAAGAAGAGAGTTGGAGTGAGAAAGATGAACATGACCTTGAAGATTATTACAAGTCTCAAATGAAACATGATTGGGATAGAAATCCATTTTCTGACATTCCCGAAGAGGATCCTGAGGACTATTTTTCTGAGAAGGGACAGTTAAATATACCTGGGAGGTTGCTAGTTTTGTTTCCTTTCCTGGATAAGACACCAAAAGATGGGGTGATCAGTTTTAAGGAATTAGAGGCTTGGAATGTTTGGCAAGCAACAAACCGGTTGAATCAGCGAACTATGAGGGAAATGAAGGAACACGATCTAGACGGAGACAAATTCATCACACTGAAAGAATATCTCCCCAATCTCTTTGACAACAATGATATAG ATATGAATGACAAGACGCATGGCAAACCAGAGTGGTGGAGCGAACAGTTTATTAATGCAGACATAGATGGCAATGGCCGTCTCAATTTCACAGAATTCAACGA TTTCCTGCACCCTGAAGACAGTGACAATGAAAGTATCCAGCTATGGATGGTGAAAGAAAAGATTCA AGGCATGGATTATGACAAAGATGGGAAATTGAATTTCATAGAATTTAGTGAACGGGCTTATGATGTTTACAAGAACTACATTGAATTCGAAAATGATGGGAACAACTTACCAAGCGCAGAGGAAAAATTTGCTGAGCTTGATGTGAACATGGACAA ATACTTAACAGTAGCAGAACTGAGGCCCCTCACGCACCACCTAAATCCAGGAGAACTTTCTTATGCTAGGTATTTTACGAAATACCTAATCCGGATG GCTGATGATGATAGAGATGGAACACTGTCCCTAAACGAGATGTTAAATCACCCTCACATTTTCTACAGCACAGTCATTCATGAAAGTGAACTTGCAGATGATGATTATTCCCACGAAGAACTTCGCTGA
- the LOC113339849 gene encoding uncharacterized protein LOC113339849 yields MSKISVLCLLVLLLRFSSYSSSGNGAEGFVHDNVAINPASLPEGNGMKVEKIKIATRKLLAEPYHAVLDYDYAGANPKHEPRKGKPGGGW; encoded by the exons ATGTCTAAGATCTCAGTTCTTTGTCTCCTCGTCCTTCTTTTGCGCTTCTCTTCTTACTCATCTTCAG GAAATGGTGCTGAAGGCTTTGTCCATGACAATGTTGCCATTAATCCAGCTTCTCTTCCTGAG GGTAATGGTATGAAGGTTGAGAAGATAAAAATTGCAACGAGAAAGCTATTGGCAGAACCTTATCATGCAGTACTTGATTATGATTATGCAGGGGCAAACCCCAAACATGAACCAAGGAAAGGCAAGCCAGGTGGTGGATGGTAG